The genomic stretch GTTAAATGTTCCCGTACCTCCATAAGGGGCGGTGCCACCGGTAGCTGTTACAACTATTTCACCATTCGCATCACCGGGGCAGGATTCATCAGCAGTAACAGTGCACATAGCAATCAATGTATCGGGAGCTGTAATTATCGCTGTGCAACTGTCTATGCAGTTATTGGCATCACTAACAACAACTGTATAATTTCCCTTGACGAGCCCGGATATTCCCGGTGTTGTATTTCCATTTTCCCAATCATAAACAAGAGGAGTAACTCCGCCTGTGGCCAACACGAATGCAGTACCGTCATCGTCATCACTACAGAGCAGATCACTACCTGTACAATTTAAAACTAGTGCATCGGGTTCATCTACCGTATAACTGCAGTTGCTATAACATCCAAATACATCATAAACCGTCACGTTATAGATTCCGGGAGCGAGGGAACTAATCCCCGGACTTGTACTTCCTTCCGACCACGCATAGGTGTAAGCAGGAGTACCACCGGATGACAGCACAAAAGCCACCCCATTCGAATCACCATGACAAACTACATCTTGTCCTCCACAGGCAGCAATTAATTCAGGTGGTTCAGCTATGGAAATACTGGAAACACCAATACAACCTTTTGAATCTACAATATTATAAAAATGCACTCCCGCCGGAACTCCGCATAAAGTTACCGGGAATGGATAAGGAACATATGGCGGAGTACCTCCGGTTGGTGTTATATTGATGCAGGTGGTATTGCCATGACAATATATGGGAGCGAGTTGTGTGAGCACCAGTGAAAGCATACTGGGTTCCACTAAATCCACACCCACAGGTAAGGAAGCGCAACCGGAAACGTCGGTTACAATGATATCATGATGCCCGGCAAAGAGGCCGCAGAGCGTACCCGTGTTGGAATAGGGTGGAATACCACCGGAAGCACTCACCATTACACAACCATGCCCTCCAGCACAAGGAATGGGATCAATGCCTAAAATGGTTGCAACAATGGGAGGCGGAGCACTTACCGTAGTACTGCAGGATACGGTGCAGCCATTTATATCAGTGACAATAACAGAATAGGTTGAGGCCATCAAAGCATCTGCAATGGCTGTAGTATCTCCATTGCTCCAAAGATAAGAATAGGGGCCGGACCCTCCGCTGGTGATAGAGCTGCAATTTCCATCTGCCAGATAAGAGCAGGTAGCTGCTGTCGAAGTACATGTAGTCATTAACAACGAAGGTTCGGTAATATAATAGGAGATGATGTGTTTTTCATCAAAACCATCTTGTATGGTATCGGTATAGAAGCCGGGAGCTAACCCACCGATGTCTTCCGAAATGGCACCATTACTCCAATGATGTGTAACCGGAGGAAAGGCCCCACTGATAGTTTGGTCAATAGTTCCGTTACCGAGACCAAAGCAGGAGACAGGAGTAACTATAGCCGATACTGCTATAGGGTTGTTTATAATTGAAAAATTCTTATTGGAGATATCGAAGAAGATATTTCCAACCGATTGAACTTTGATTCTGGCTTTATCTGTAAGCGTATCAAGCACAAGCACTGCTTCAATGCCATCATTTAGGATATGTGATTTTAGCAAATAAGGATAGGTATATCCGCTGTCCACAGAGAGGTAGATGTCAACCAGGGCACAACTGACAGGCGCAACAATGCTGATGCCCGGGTTCCATTTCACAGTATCTATACTTTCTGCTTTCCAATTCATGGAAACATTTGGGACCATGACATGAAAAGGACCTCCTGTTACTAGTGAAACTAATTTGGGAGCATCATTATACGTTACGCCACTTCCGCCTGCCCGGTTATCTCTCACCGTTAGTCTGAAATTCAATATTCGTGCATAGGAAGGAAGTATTTCACCAATATAGGTGGTGTCACGAACTAGTGCTTCTATTTTTGGAAATATTCGGACCGAATCTGCTGTTGGTAAAAATGATCTGAATGCCGGAGCATTCCCTGAAGGCATATTCCATACACCATTTGGGCCGGTGTCAATTTCTTCCCAACAATACGTGATGGCATCGCCATTAGCATCTGAACCTGTTCCGCTCAAAAAGAAGGGTGTCTCAGTCGGAATACTGTAGTCAATACCGGAAATTAGTGCAGGAGGAGTGTTGCCTGTGGCAATGACGGAAGCACAGGTATTTCCGGAATCTGTTTGTGTATAAGTAATGATTTCATCGAAACTTCCGGTATGGAAATGAGGATCACTGTTTAGCTGAAGATTAGCAGCACTACATATGCCGGCATAACTCATGATCGTACTTCCGCTTCCCGGTTCAAAGGCAGTGGCTGATATCCATTGGCCAATCACGCAATTTCCTGAAATCTGATTATAGGTATGATGTGCGTTCATTTGATGCCCCATCTCATGACAAACATAATCCACAAAAAAGGCATCACCTACCGGTATAGGACGACCGGTACCCCCTTGTGCCTTCCAACCGGGACTGCATGTGACGCCATGGTAAGCTAAACCTCCGGTGCTTATTGTGAAATAATGGCCGATATCGTAATTGGCAGTACCAATAATGGAATCAGTAATTACCTGATTTCTTAAAAGTGAAGCGGTTGTTGGAGCACCCAGCCCAAGTGGGGGATCTAAGAATAATTGATCGTTATTGCCGATGATAATAAACCGAATATCAACTTCAGATTCATACACTTGATTCACCCGGTTTATAGCAATTACAATATTGGACATAATGGCAGAATCTGTATTGCCAAAATAATTGCAGTACGAGGTGTCTGCTGTCATTGCAAGCCGATATGTTCTCAGCTGAGTGCCTGAACTTCGTTCCTGATTTTGATGAGGTTCTTTTTCAGATGATTTTTTATTTTTTCGATTAGTTCTAATATAATCATGCCGGTTCATTTGTTCGTCGTTCAAACATCGCGATAACACCGGAGAAGCAGGAAGCTCTTTTCTATAGTAAGAGTAATATTGGTTTCCACCTTTTGATGAACAGGGATCAATATATGCAGTTCCATATTCAGATGAACTTATCATAGCATGGAAGCCCGAGGGAGTAAGATCAAATCGCATGGTAGCATCTGTAGACGTGGCGATATATGTTTTAATATAGGGATATTTTTCCGGTCGCTCCAGGATCGGTGATTCCATTACGCTGAAAAGCACATTTCTTCCGTCCGGCATGGGGAATTCGATCATCAGCTTTTCAGCTTCTGCATTTGCCGAATACTCAAGAGGAGCTTTCCTTAATATCGTTTTAAGGAAGGGGAGGTCAAGCTCTACCAGCCGAAATCTAACAGGTGTGACGGTGTTTTCTTCCCGTACAAAATTTTCAGACAAAGCGTCTTTCCATGGTTGAAGCTGGGCGAATACTTCATGTATGGGTCCGGTTAATAGCAACAGGAAAACGCCTATCAATTTAGTTTTAAAGTTCTCCCGGCACATCTTTCTGAAATATGTTTGTGCTTTCATGTTGTTTTATTTAGTGGATTATTACAATGGTAATAATTTTAATTAAATAGCTATGAGGCCTGTTTTTCTAATTGATGTTGACTCTTTATAAAAAAATATTGGCATTGAAAAATGGAATAAAAAATTTTAAAAAAGAACTAAAAGGCAAAACCTTTCCACCACAACTTGTTCACAGGGAGTCGAGCTTTCTGAATTAATAAGAACCCATCTAAGGGATTTCAACGCGAAATATGGGAAATATTATTGAGAATTGCAAGATCTATTTTTATGATTAATATCACCCGGGGTGAAGGGTGGATGGTTTTAGAATTTACATTAAGTATAGAGGTTGTCGGTTGCCGATTGCAGTTCTTTCAAAGGGAAAGCTGAAAATGAGGAGGGAGAATGATTCATGAAGAGTGGATATTAAAACCTTGCTCCAAGAAGGGATGTGGAGATATTTTTTTGATTATTGGGCATTGGAGTCGGTATCAGCAATTCTTTAAATGCTTCATGCCCTTTTCCAATGCAGTTTTTTTCCGAATCCCAGAGTGTTGTCAGTCATTTTAATTTCAAGGAGACGAATAGCCCAAATTACACCATGATGATGGATGGCATAGGGGAATTTACTGTAATAGATTTCCTGAAAAGAGGTAGTTTGTACATCTGTAATCTGTTCCGATGAAATCAAATATCCTTTGAATTGTATTCCGCGTAGTGCTTTAATGTTCAGCATGTCGGGAAGGATGGTGCCGGCTAATAGTGGATTTTTAAGTGCAAGTTGTATGTGCAAAGTCTGTGGGTCAGATTTAAACACTAATGTCGTATTTTCTTCGCAGAATGCGTAAAAGCAGTTTGCACAATGCGGTTGATTGTTAACTGTCACACACAAAGTAAGGTTGGTGTTTTCACCAATGAAGCAAAGGATGTTTTCATCCATCGAAGGGAATTCGTTTATTTGTAATGTGGACTATTCTGCCATGTGTAGTTTGCCTCGCAGTGATTCCACCCATTCTTCCCATTCCGCTTTTAAGCCTGTTCCCAACTGTCGGTCCGTATCCTGAAAATCGAAATACATTTTTTCTAGCTCCGCATCTGTTAACAAGGATTCAGCAATCATAAACACTTCTTCGTTTTCAACTGCAATATGATCCAGTAGTGCATCTGTATACTCCACCAATAGTTTATGGCTGATTTCGAAATTTCGTTCGTTCAGTGATTTTTCAATGTTGGATATCATCTCCCTGAATTCTTCGTGCTGGCTAAACATCTCTGCCACCACGCCTTCGGCAAGTAATTCATTTTTCTTGTTCATCAAGGGAAAGAGAATGATCTCTTCTTTGTGATGATGATAGCCATCAGCATATTTCCGGAAGAAGTGGAGGAGCTCTGTGGTCAGTTCATAAAATTGATTGGGATTTGATTGAATCATTGGCTTGATTCGGTTAATACTATCAATGGCATTCACTATTTTTGAATGTTCTTCAAACAGCATTTGTATGGCTTTGTTCATAGTATTGAATATTTTTAGTTGATATTTAATTCTTTAAAACTTCGTTGAAGAAAAACACGTATCATTTCTTTTCGGTATCCTCTTGTGTAATAGTCATTATCCACAATCCTGCATTTCTTGACTGCGACTTTAATGATTTCCTCTGAATTCATTGGTAAGGCAGCTTCAATGAGCACCGGACCGGGATCTACTCCACCTAATACAATGCGTATTTTTTCTTTATCATCGATAGATACTGCAGTTGTTAATGAAGTGAAATCAACTGCTTCCCGTGGCCTAAGTTTTTTAAATACACAGTTGATATTTTGTTTAAGTTTCAAGTGTATGGATGTAATGATAGAATGATTACTGATTTCACGTGGATTGATTCCATTGCCGGTGTAAAGTTGTTGTAAGGGCACCATTTTTATTCCGTCCTTTTCAGCGATTTCAATATGCGCATTCAAGGCAATCAAAACAGGAGCAGTATCGGATACAATTTTTGAGAAACAGTTTTTTTTACCGCCTGTAGCTATGCAAATGTCACCATCACATTTAAGGCAGAATCCAACTGCTTTTCGCCACCATTCACTCTGATTGTAAAAAACACATCGGTTTTCACATAGTAAATTTCCACCTAAAGTTGCTGTTTTTCTGATGACGGGTGAAGCGACAGATTTTGCCGCAGTAATCAAAGCAGGGAAGTGGGCTACAATTTCGGAAGTATCCGCTAATTCATCCAAACGGACTAAGGACCCGATACGAATAGAATCACCGGTAACATTTATCTCCTTTAGCTCTTTAATTCCGGTAAGGTCGATCAGGCAAGGCGCAGTTTCATTTCCTTGAAATTTATTTACGACCACATCTGTCCCACCCGCTAAATAGCGGAAGGAAGAAATGTGTGCTAATCCGATTTCAATCGCTTCCTGCACCGAAGTGGTTCGTATATATTTCTCCTGCTTTAACATATTCAACTTATTTCACGTTGAGCAATCTCGTTTTTCTTCATCAGATGCAGTACGTCTTCAGAACGTATAGGTAACCGTGTGATGCGAACTCCTACTGCATCATATATGGCATTGGCTATTGCAGGTATAACCGGATGCAAAGCTCCTTCACCGCATTCTTTTGCACCGAAAGGTCCTTCCGGATCAATTGATTCTATAATATTCGTACTGAATTCAGGGGTGTCAAGTGTAGTGGGAATTTTGTAGTCGAGGAAATTATTATTAACAAGCAGGCCATTAAAATATTTCATCTCTTCACACATCGCCTGTCCAATACCCATATGCCAGGAACCTTCGAGCTGTCCTTCCACAGCGAGAGGATTCAAGGCCTTGCCACAATCATGCGCACCCCACACCTGTAATAGTTTGACATGTCCGGTTTCCAGATCTACTTTTACCTCTGCAACACAAGCACCAAAAGAATAGGAGGGACTCAATCCGGCACCTGCACCTTTGAAATCGCCGCCCAACTTTGGTGAAATATATTTACCGCTTACATTGACTGCTCCTTGGCCGGCTGTAAGGATTTCAATGGCTTCAAGCCATTCCATGTGGATGGACTTATCATTGCTGAAAATGCAGTTACCGGAGAAGTTCAGTTCTTCCGGCGCTATTCCTTTTTTCACGACAATAGCACTGATAATTTCTTTTTTAAGGTTTTCAGCTGCATCCTTCGCTGCATTGCCGGCCATGAATGTTACCCTGGAAGAATAGCTACCCAAATCAACAGGTGTTAAAAGCGTGTCTGCAGCCACTACAACTATTTTATCAGGAGAAATGCCCAGGACTTCGCCTACAATGATGGCTAGCATTGTGTCGCTTCCTTGTCCAATATCATTGGCACCGGATGTGATCAGTACCCTTCCGTCAAAATCTACTTTTAAGTGCACCGTTGATTGCGGAAGTTCATTCCAAATAATAGGCAACGCACTGCCGCTGATAAAGAATCCGCAACCCACGCCGAGGCCATGGCCGTATTCCATTTTCCCGTGACGCGTATCCCATGAAGATTGTTCTGCCACTTTTTGAAGGGACTCGCGGCTGCCGTTGGATGTTATTCGGTACTGGCCTACCGTTAGTGTATTTGAATTCAAAAAATTTTTCATGCGTATCTGTACCGGATCCATCTTGAGCCGGTGAGCAATATCGTCGATCAGACTTTCTACAGCAAAACGGGAATTAACAGCTCCATGTCCACGCATTGCACCGCATTGCGGTTTGTTGGTATATACACGAAAAGTTCTAAAGCCGAAATTGTCGAGTTTATAAGGCGCCTGTAATAAAACACCATTATAATAAGAAGTAACTACACCGAAACTTCCGTAAGCCCCTCCATCAATGGCGATATCCGCATCGAGCACTTTAAAATTACCTTCTTTATCTGCACCTAATTGTAAAGTTAACCGGGATGGGTGCCGACCATGATTGGTCAAAAACACCTCTTCACGGGTTAGCTTCACCCTAACCGGCTTTCCTGTTTTACGAGCGATATGTGCTACAATAATTTCATGAGGAAAAGGATCTCCTTTACCTCCAAATCCGCCGCCTACATGTGGTTTGATTACCCGCACTCTATGAAGTGGAACTTCAAGTGTTTTTGCAAGTGTACGGTGAAGATAGTGCGTTACCTGAGTGGAGGAAACCATTGTCAGTCCATTTTCATCCCACCAGGCAACAGCAGCATGTGGTTCTGTAAATCCATGGTTGACACCTTCCGTTTCAAAACTCATCTTACTGATGATTTCTGCCTCCTCTAATCCTTCCTGCTGATTTCCAAAACGGAGCTCTGCTTTTTTATGTATATTATTGTTTAGTTTACCATAGGAATGTATTCTTTCATTTTCACCGGCATCTGCTAATGAATCGTCGATGGTAAGATAGGCTTTGATAGGATCGTAATGCACTTCTATCAGACGGCAGGCTTCTTCGGCAATTGATTCAGTATCTGCTGCTACTGCGGCAACTATTTCACCAATGTATCTTGTTTTTTCTATTGCCATTGCCGGCTCATCCTGTGAGATGGGTAGCACACCGAATTTTACCGGAAGCTCTAGGCCAACAGCAATGTAACGTACTCCATTAATATCTTCCGCTTTATCAGTATCTATTTTCTTTATGTACGCATGAGGATATAAACTCCTTACAAATTTTACATGTAATGCATCTTTTACCATGTAATCATCCGCATAATCGGCAGTTCCCTGCGCCTTCCTGCCGGCTTCAATGGAAGGACGACCCGTTCCAACTCCGTGTGTGGAAGGGGCTTCCTTATTCAGATTGTTGGATTGTATTTCCTTTTGCAAATCCTGTACATACGCGGTCACCGCTTCAACTATTTTTTTGTATCCCGTACATCTACATACATTTCCGCTTAACGATTCCTTTATCTGTTCCTTGGTTGTTGAAGGATGTTTATGAATGTAATCTAACGAGGTCATAATCATTCCGGGTGTGCAAAAGCCACATTGGATGGCGCCCTTTTCTACAAATTTCTCTTGTAATGCATGAAGTTCCCCGTTTTGTGATAAGCCTTCTATTGTGGTAATTTCCGCATGGTCGAAGCGAAAGGCCGGTGTTATACAGCTCAGTACGGCTTCGTTATTCACGAGTACTGTACAAGCTCCACAACTTCCTTGTGAACAACCAATTTTGGTTCCTGTAAGTCCTATTTTCTCCCTGATGACAGTTGACAGCATGTCATGCTCATTCGCAATAACGGTGTACTCTTTGCTGTTAACGGTGAGGTGAAGAATTTTCATTTTACGGAATGTTTTTGGCTTATGTTTTTTATTTGCTTATGGCATCACTCAAACGGAATAGGATTACTTTTTTTACTTTCAGTGTAATTAATTATTCAAACGTTTTGCAGATTTACGATGGGTGGGATTTTCACCACAAATGTTTATTCGGAGACCTGTACTTCCACTTTGTACAAATGTGACTGCGGACCACGAAACCCCGCCTATTGCAAATCTGCTGTTGTTATGCGTAGATTTATTTTTTCCGTCTGTAATATAGACTTTTATTTGTCGGTTAAGGGAAATTCCAAGTTCATTTGCTTTTGAACGAATTACATATTCGCTTCTGCCGAGTTCGTAAGCAATTAGTCCTGTTGGTCTGTTGCCTTTTTCCATTTTCTCTAATTTAGTAACACCATTGAC from Bacteroidota bacterium encodes the following:
- a CDS encoding T9SS type A sorting domain-containing protein, producing MKAQTYFRKMCRENFKTKLIGVFLLLLTGPIHEVFAQLQPWKDALSENFVREENTVTPVRFRLVELDLPFLKTILRKAPLEYSANAEAEKLMIEFPMPDGRNVLFSVMESPILERPEKYPYIKTYIATSTDATMRFDLTPSGFHAMISSSEYGTAYIDPCSSKGGNQYYSYYRKELPASPVLSRCLNDEQMNRHDYIRTNRKNKKSSEKEPHQNQERSSGTQLRTYRLAMTADTSYCNYFGNTDSAIMSNIVIAINRVNQVYESEVDIRFIIIGNNDQLFLDPPLGLGAPTTASLLRNQVITDSIIGTANYDIGHYFTISTGGLAYHGVTCSPGWKAQGGTGRPIPVGDAFFVDYVCHEMGHQMNAHHTYNQISGNCVIGQWISATAFEPGSGSTIMSYAGICSAANLQLNSDPHFHTGSFDEIITYTQTDSGNTCASVIATGNTPPALISGIDYSIPTETPFFLSGTGSDANGDAITYCWEEIDTGPNGVWNMPSGNAPAFRSFLPTADSVRIFPKIEALVRDTTYIGEILPSYARILNFRLTVRDNRAGGSGVTYNDAPKLVSLVTGGPFHVMVPNVSMNWKAESIDTVKWNPGISIVAPVSCALVDIYLSVDSGYTYPYLLKSHILNDGIEAVLVLDTLTDKARIKVQSVGNIFFDISNKNFSIINNPIAVSAIVTPVSCFGLGNGTIDQTISGAFPPVTHHWSNGAISEDIGGLAPGFYTDTIQDGFDEKHIISYYITEPSLLMTTCTSTAATCSYLADGNCSSITSGGSGPYSYLWSNGDTTAIADALMASTYSVIVTDINGCTVSCSTTVSAPPPIVATILGIDPIPCAGGHGCVMVSASGGIPPYSNTGTLCGLFAGHHDIIVTDVSGCASLPVGVDLVEPSMLSLVLTQLAPIYCHGNTTCINITPTGGTPPYVPYPFPVTLCGVPAGVHFYNIVDSKGCIGVSSISIAEPPELIAACGGQDVVCHGDSNGVAFVLSSGGTPAYTYAWSEGSTSPGISSLAPGIYNVTVYDVFGCYSNCSYTVDEPDALVLNCTGSDLLCSDDDDGTAFVLATGGVTPLVYDWENGNTTPGISGLVKGNYTVVVSDANNCIDSCTAIITAPDTLIAMCTVTADESCPGDANGEIVVTATGGTAPYGGTGTFNNLVPGPYTYMVTDNNSCQASCTSIISTLFSVSVAPTSVTSDAIANTACSGNSVTLTVHSGSLGSGASWQWYKSGCGSGLPIGSGNSISVLPVSAGAHHYYVRAEGVCDTTSCASIVITAVSSITPFLISGIDSICTTSTLLIGYSVLPSTTGTTYLWTAPVGAVITGGQGTGLISVNYTSSAIANGINGPLCVTATGACYDTLSSCISLNINSVIPVTPPSISGPSKLCPGDIATYSIAPVFRTNQYKWNLPGGMTFLSNEHANIISAAAGPSYTGGTLYVTATNSCGQSPTRAKTLLFNLPLQPKPITGITAGLCGISGAVFSTVGASGATSYSWTVPPALTIIGGAGTATITVDALPSFTTGTITVAGMNACGIGTSRTLNSIGAPPKPSVVSGDITICPGQSGELYAVATVPSTSTYEWVVPGGVAIVGGQGTKFLTVNYSTTPATSQVISVRGINSCGTGAWRSLSGISIDSAYCGAKMNGFIAANTLLPMEIYPNPASNHFIIQFISTERNNYLLKISDVSGRTLFTHSAYSKEGDNKLEFFNDFLTTGWYMVELHTQRSAQIGKLLIE
- a CDS encoding hemerythrin domain-containing protein; the encoded protein is MNKAIQMLFEEHSKIVNAIDSINRIKPMIQSNPNQFYELTTELLHFFRKYADGYHHHKEEIILFPLMNKKNELLAEGVVAEMFSQHEEFREMISNIEKSLNERNFEISHKLLVEYTDALLDHIAVENEEVFMIAESLLTDAELEKMYFDFQDTDRQLGTGLKAEWEEWVESLRGKLHMAE
- a CDS encoding FAD binding domain-containing protein, whose translation is MLKQEKYIRTTSVQEAIEIGLAHISSFRYLAGGTDVVVNKFQGNETAPCLIDLTGIKELKEINVTGDSIRIGSLVRLDELADTSEIVAHFPALITAAKSVASPVIRKTATLGGNLLCENRCVFYNQSEWWRKAVGFCLKCDGDICIATGGKKNCFSKIVSDTAPVLIALNAHIEIAEKDGIKMVPLQQLYTGNGINPREISNHSIITSIHLKLKQNINCVFKKLRPREAVDFTSLTTAVSIDDKEKIRIVLGGVDPGPVLIEAALPMNSEEIIKVAVKKCRIVDNDYYTRGYRKEMIRVFLQRSFKELNIN
- a CDS encoding molybdopterin-dependent oxidoreductase, whose translation is MKILHLTVNSKEYTVIANEHDMLSTVIREKIGLTGTKIGCSQGSCGACTVLVNNEAVLSCITPAFRFDHAEITTIEGLSQNGELHALQEKFVEKGAIQCGFCTPGMIMTSLDYIHKHPSTTKEQIKESLSGNVCRCTGYKKIVEAVTAYVQDLQKEIQSNNLNKEAPSTHGVGTGRPSIEAGRKAQGTADYADDYMVKDALHVKFVRSLYPHAYIKKIDTDKAEDINGVRYIAVGLELPVKFGVLPISQDEPAMAIEKTRYIGEIVAAVAADTESIAEEACRLIEVHYDPIKAYLTIDDSLADAGENERIHSYGKLNNNIHKKAELRFGNQQEGLEEAEIISKMSFETEGVNHGFTEPHAAVAWWDENGLTMVSSTQVTHYLHRTLAKTLEVPLHRVRVIKPHVGGGFGGKGDPFPHEIIVAHIARKTGKPVRVKLTREEVFLTNHGRHPSRLTLQLGADKEGNFKVLDADIAIDGGAYGSFGVVTSYYNGVLLQAPYKLDNFGFRTFRVYTNKPQCGAMRGHGAVNSRFAVESLIDDIAHRLKMDPVQIRMKNFLNSNTLTVGQYRITSNGSRESLQKVAEQSSWDTRHGKMEYGHGLGVGCGFFISGSALPIIWNELPQSTVHLKVDFDGRVLITSGANDIGQGSDTMLAIIVGEVLGISPDKIVVVAADTLLTPVDLGSYSSRVTFMAGNAAKDAAENLKKEIISAIVVKKGIAPEELNFSGNCIFSNDKSIHMEWLEAIEILTAGQGAVNVSGKYISPKLGGDFKGAGAGLSPSYSFGACVAEVKVDLETGHVKLLQVWGAHDCGKALNPLAVEGQLEGSWHMGIGQAMCEEMKYFNGLLVNNNFLDYKIPTTLDTPEFSTNIIESIDPEGPFGAKECGEGALHPVIPAIANAIYDAVGVRITRLPIRSEDVLHLMKKNEIAQREIS